One region of Gossypium raimondii isolate GPD5lz chromosome 6, ASM2569854v1, whole genome shotgun sequence genomic DNA includes:
- the LOC105774701 gene encoding uncharacterized protein LOC105774701 gives MDWYSWLSKTSLEPSIVYKYGLAFSGNELQKEDLAYFNHEFLQSMGISVAKHRLEILKLARKEVREAPNSLSKLILAINKTRKCFNKYVNKLVHHENNATKPLPEPVSYSDKWREALSRRCKSDHKELKIEHPMVRTREIAKSGPLDYGGPEKLLVPPRSLKFSGPLDRKLQEKLVFSYRSPITSGPVDVAMTHRRPKVHGDINKEKSGGDLNYNTLWATLFEDMKPT, from the coding sequence ATGGACTGGTATTCCTGGTTATCTAAAACCTCCCTTGAGCCGTCAATTGTCTATAAGTATGGCCTTGCCTTTTCTGGGAATGAGCTCCAAAAGGAGGACTTAGCATACTTCAACCATGAGTTTCTTCAGAGCATGGGTATTTCAGTTGCCAAGCATAGGCTGGAGATTCTCAAGCTTGCTAGGAAGGAAGTTAGAGAAGCCCCTAATAGCCTGTCCAAGCTCATTTTGGCAATCAACAAAACCAGAAAGTGCTTCAACAAGTATGTCAACAAGTTGGTTCACCATGAGAATAATGCGACGAAGCCACTGCCGGAGCCGGTTTCTTATAGCGATAAGTGGAGAGAAGCATTGTCAAGGAGGTGCAAGAGTGATCACAAGGAGCTGAAGATAGAGCATCCAATGGTGAGAACCAGGGAAATAGCAAAATCTGGTCCCTTGGATTATGGAGGACCAGAGAAATTGCTGGTCCCTCCTAGGAGCTTAAAATTTTCCGGGCCCCTAGATCGGAAATTGCAGGAGAAGTTGGTGTTCAGTTATAGGAGCCCAATAACATCTGGTCCAGTTGATGTTGCAATGACACATAGGAGACCAAAAGTTCATGGTGACATCAACAAGGAAAAGTCAGGTGGGGACTTAAACTATAATACATTATGGGCAACACTGTTTGAGGACATGAAACCTACATGA